From a single Drosophila sulfurigaster albostrigata strain 15112-1811.04 chromosome 3, ASM2355843v2, whole genome shotgun sequence genomic region:
- the LOC133844025 gene encoding activated Cdc42 kinase-like isoform X2, which yields MSATMECPQIDLYEFLTESELQQYYNAIKNELKITNAAQFKYAADEDLRFIGLSRPEIRRLRKFYEKHFPHSYLSKIKRLLQAPATIVKREDGGIGGGQSPSESNTAAATTTATRNGGASSPGSKVPNNKHIIPADAISVNKQLGIGEFGIVQQGVWTNGSERIQVAIKCLCRERMQSNPMEFLKEAAIMHSIEHENIVRLYGVVLATDSLMLVTELAHLRSLLECLKDSGLRVSFLTIPTLCEFALQICNGMRYLEQKRLIHRDLAARNILVFSKDKVKISDFGLSRALGVGKDYYKTNFNVNLKLPIAWCAPECINYLRFTNASDVWAYGVCLWEMFSYGFQPWAALTGLQILEAIDAPNYQRLEQPDCCPREYYTLMMKCWQDDAAKRPKFSEIYEQLPDMKPEQLKAVVNCVEPKKDHLLYRQGDIISVLDRNTGTPFWKGVLSTGKTGYFNPSNTVAFLEGLPSSNRDSFSRVGDHRISKRKLRTEMISKPQNDFKHTGHVGIDGATFGDIAFLGSSQNYNHVPKQIVTPYKPSEDIEQTPLLLPPTPTSPDSLQTASGYFPEGAGTSMNPTFIPSTEHTPKLIASNGQSSFDFAGSNPFASHKLDEEQLAYALQNNNYGVDGKSLHSTTGEPSHWRASSRNATDDLHEYHEISDDEITGDKLDFGPSLLDEINSMFGSISGASGSQPKSPDFDRVNTKNEFAELSAKYAHKAGDTNGNKHGLLSKKKTTTGTVKPISVKDEKILNHAIEIANEISARSMIDLASDHTPAAHSPKRKFSFRLPHLSSGGGDKSNNMVGGSARNSALTPTHGSASPFSKKKNFTEELQSIPDIQSLIGEEGREAYNSLIERKGMLDIGPSPAATLLRHMDTDEFELMNAKTLPRRLGSQLSHPANAALEPLAAINNVPDSTRSTSQPPPARPMTLPTRGAAQRVRRAEQANVEQRHGADENRNSMGGNDSCESPSYMTLGTYKFPEPQEANPLPLPSREGKKQVKTSTKRHVRKYPLIIPANGVQRTLNKLADFDEDSSSRNSIGAAATTRDQQQPARSIEVVAAVRTNSVRRRSDVREYENMPAMAGEASTHTYQNLDKLTPADAAGLTDSASLQFESILESDLSKDGVLQSPDVTDGFLNFSIQKEHYNKSKEVVFEPTQISGLYVNDDELRNLDKPLASSSSSTTLDSVAVPQEMAPTAATAVAAAAVAAEAAAMPQDAPQESGSLRRFGCADNELAGNALFKKVRASVNQAMNHTAINGNDTKATTSNATTSAPQKQQTEAEYFAATAARLADSNSVSCEDLLEFSDKKPRGCERGVDSDEVRIMVKVLGKDSTPTRCLGALEFINWDVHKSIKLIKLQNILAESDLSLAAAYEALQQQEWDLHTTAVKLKGVKL from the exons ATGTCAGCTACTatgg AGTGTCCACAGATTGATTTATATGAATTCCTCACCGAGTCCGAACTGCAGCAGTACTACAATGCCATCAA AAACGAATTGAAAATAACGAATGCGgcgcaatttaaatatgcagcGGATGAGGATTTACGTTTCATTGGTCTATCGCGACCGGAAATCCGAAGACTGCGTAAATTCTATGAGAAGCACTTCCCCCACAGTTACCTCAGCAAAATCAAGCGGCTGCTGCAAGCGCCCGCCACAATTGTGAAGCGCGAGGATGGCGGCATCGGTGGCGGACAATCGCCGAGCGAGAGCAACacggcggcggcaacaacgACGGCAACTAGGAATGGCGGAGCCAGTTCACCGGGCAGCAAGGTGCCCAACAACAAGCACATCATACCGGCCGATGCGATTAGCGTCAACAAGCAGCTGGGCATTGGAGAGTTTGGCATTGTGCAGCAGGGCGTCTGGACAAATGGCAGCGAGCGG atTCAAGTGGCCATCAAGTGCTTGTGCCGCGAACGCATGCAATCGAATCCCATGGAATTTCTCAAGGAGGCAGCCATAATGCATTCAATTGAGCACGAGAATATCGTGCGCCTCTATGGCGTGGTGCTGGCCACCGATTCTCTGATGCTCGTCACGGAGCTGGCACATCTGCGTTCCCTGCTCGAGTGCCTTAAGGATTCCGGTTTGCGCGTCAGCTTCCTCACCATACCGACGCTCTGTGAGTTCGCCCTGCAGATCTGCAATGGCATGCGCTACCTGGAGCAGAAGCGACTCATTCACCGGGATTTGGCAGCGCGGAATATCCTCGTTTTCAGCAAAGACAAGGTGAAAATCTCGGACTTTGGTTTGTCGCGCGCCTTGGGCGTGGGCAAGGATTACTACAAGACCAATTTCAATGTAAATCTTAAGCTGCCGATTGCTTGGTGTGCGCCCGAGTGCATCAATTACTTGCGCTTCACCAACGCCTCCGATGTGTGGGCCTATGGCGTTTGCCTCTGGGAGATGTTCTCGTATGGCTTTCAGCCCTGGGCTGCTCTGACTGGTCTGCAGATACTGGAGGCCATCGATGCGCCTAATTATCAACGGCTGGAGCAACCCGATTGCTGTCCACGCGAGTATTACACGCTGATGATGAAGTGCTGGCAGGATGACGCTGCCAAGCGGCCAAAGTTTAGCGAGATCTACGAACAGCTGCCCGACATGAAGCCCGAGCAACTGAAGGCTGTGGTCAACTGTGTGGAGCCGAAGAAGGATCATTTGTTGTATCGCCAGGGAGACATTATCAGCGTGCTCGATCGCAACACGGGCACGCCCTTCTGGAAGGGAGTGCTGAGCACCGGCAAGACGGGCTACTTCAATCCCTCGAATACGGTTGCCTTCCTCGAAGGTTTGCCCAGCTCCAATCGGGATTCGTTTAGCCGAGTAGGCGATCATCGCATCAGCAAGCGCAAGCTGCGCACAGAGATGATATCGAAGCCACAGAATGACTTTAAGCACACAGGTCATGTGGGCATTGATGGCGCCACCTTTGGCGATATTGCCTTCCTCGGCAGTTCACAGAAC TATAATCATGTGCCCAAGCAGATTGTGACACCGTACAAGCCATCGGAGGACATTGAGCAGACGCCACTGCTGTTGCCACCAACTCCCACCAGCCCCGACTCACTGCAAACGGCCAGCGGTTATTTCCCCGAGGGTGCTGGCACCTCAATGAATCCCACATTTATTCCCTCCACGGAGCACACACCGAAATTGATAGCCAGCAATGGACAGAGCTCCTTTGACTTTGCTGGCTCGAATCCATTTGCCTCGCACAAACTGGATGAGGAGCAGCTCGCCTATGCGCtgcagaacaacaactacggcGTCGATGGCAAGAGTCTGCACTCGACCACCGGCGAGCCGAGCCATTGGCGTGCCAGTTCGCGCAATGCGACCGATGATCTGCATGAATATCACGAGATATCCGATGATGAGATCACCGGCGATAAACTGGACTTTGGCCCATCCCTTTTGGATGAAATCAATTCGATGTTTGGCTCGATCAGTGGCGCCTCTGGCAGCCAGCCAAAGTCGCCGGACTTTGATCGAGTGAATACGAAAAACGAATTCGCAGAATTGTCTGCAAAGTACGCGCATAAAGCGGGCGACACCAATGGCAACAAGCATGGCCTGCTGTCGAAAAAGAAGACAACCACGGGCACTGTGAAGCCCATTTCGGTCAAGGATGAGAAGATACTGAATCATGCCATCGAAATTGCCAATGAAATCAGTGCCAG ATCGATGATTGACCTGGCTTCGGATCACACACCAGCTGCGCACAGTCCCAAGCGCAAGTTCAGCTTTCGTTTGCCGCATTTGAGCAGCGGTGGAGGCGACAAATCGAATAACATGGTCGGAGGCTCCGCTCGCAATTCTGCGTTGACGCCAACGCATGGCAGTGCATCGCCCTTCTCCAAGAAGAAGAACTTTACGGAGGAACTGCAGAGCATACCCGACATACAG TCGCTAATTGGCGAGGAGGGACGTGAGGCCTACAACAGTCTGATCGAGCGCAAAGGCATGCTGGACATCGGACCCAGTCCGGCAGCAACGTTGCTACGCCACATGGACACGGATGAGTTTGAGCTGATGAATGCCAAGACGTTGCCACGGCGATTGGGCAGTCAACTGAGTCATCCGGCCAATGCTGCCCTCGAGCCGTTGGCAGCCATCAACAACGTCCCAGACTCGACACGATCCACGTCGCAACCTCCGCCAGCGCGACCCATGACGTTGCCCACCCGTGGAGCAGCACAGCGAGTGCGTCGGGCTGAGCAGGCGAATGTGGAGCAGCGACATGGAGCGGATGAGAATCGTAACTCAATGGGCGGCAACGATTCGTGCGAGAGTCCCAGCTACATGACGCTAGGCACCTACAAGTTTCCCGAACCGCAGGAGGCGAATCCCTTACCGCTGCCGTCGCGCGAAGGCAAGAAGCAGGTGAAAACCAGCACCAAGCGGCATGTGCGTAAATATCCACTGATTATACCGGCCAACGGTGTACAGCGCACTCTCAACAAGCTGGCGGACTTCGATGAGGATTCGTCGAGCAGGAACTCAATCggggcagcagccacaacacgCGATCAGCAGCAGCCTGCGCGTTCCATTGAAGTGGTGGCCGCTGTGCGCACCAATAGCGTGCGCCGGCGTTCCGATGTGCGGGAATATGAGAACATGCCCGCCATGGCTGGAGAGGCATCGACGCACACCTATCAGAATCTGGACAAGCTGACGCCAGCTGATGCAGCCGGATTGACGGACAGCGCATCGCTGCAGTTTGAGAGCATACTGGAGTCCGATTTGAGCAAAGATGGAGTGCTGCAGTCGCCGGATGTGACCGATGGTTTCCTCAACTTTTCCATACAGAAGGAGCACTACAACAAAAGCAAGGAAGTGGTCTTCGAACCGACTCAAATCTCGGGATTGTATGTAAACGACGATGAGCTGCGCAACTTGGACAAGCCgctggccagcagcagcagttcgaCCACGTTGGATTCGGTGGCAGTGCCTCAGGAGATGGCACCGACGGCGGCAACggctgtggcagcagctgccgtgGCAGCGGAGGCAGCTGCAATGCCGCAAGATGCGCCTCAGGAGAGTGGCAGCTTGCGACGCTTTGGCTGCGCTGACAACGAACTGGCCGGGAATGCGCTCTTCAAGAAGGTGCGAGCCTCAGTCAACCAAGCGATGAATCACACTGCCATCAATGGCAACGATACGAAAGCGACTACATCGAATGCCACCACGAGTGCGCCACAGAAGCAGCAAACGGAGGCCGAGTATTTTGCGGCGACAGCGGCACGTTTGGCCGATTCGAATTCGGTGAGCTGTGAGGATCTGCTGGAGTTCTCGGACAAGAAGCCGCGGGGCTGCGAGCGTGGCGTCGACTCGGACGAGGTGCGCATCATGGTCAAAGTGCTGGGCAAGGAT AGCACGCCCACACGTTGCCTGGGCGCACTGGAGTTCATCAATTGGGATGTGCACAAGTCGATTAAGCTGATCAAACTGCAGAATATACTCGCGGAGTCGGATCTTAGTCTGGCTGCAGCCTACGAGGCGCTGCAGCAACAAGAATGGGATTTGCACACCACAGCTGTCAAGCTGAAGGGCGTCAAACTCTAA
- the LOC133844025 gene encoding activated Cdc42 kinase-like isoform X1 has protein sequence MSATMECPQIDLYEFLTESELQQYYNAIKNELKITNAAQFKYAADEDLRFIGLSRPEIRRLRKFYEKHFPHSYLSKIKRLLQAPATIVKREDGGIGGGQSPSESNTAAATTTATRNGGASSPGSKVPNNKHIIPADAISVNKQLGIGEFGIVQQGVWTNGSERIQVAIKCLCRERMQSNPMEFLKEAAIMHSIEHENIVRLYGVVLATDSLMLVTELAHLRSLLECLKDSGLRVSFLTIPTLCEFALQICNGMRYLEQKRLIHRDLAARNILVFSKDKVKISDFGLSRALGVGKDYYKTNFNVNLKLPIAWCAPECINYLRFTNASDVWAYGVCLWEMFSYGFQPWAALTGLQILEAIDAPNYQRLEQPDCCPREYYTLMMKCWQDDAAKRPKFSEIYEQLPDMKPEQLKAVVNCVEPKKDHLLYRQGDIISVLDRNTGTPFWKGVLSTGKTGYFNPSNTVAFLEGLPSSNRDSFSRVGDHRISKRKLRTEMISKPQNDFKHTGHVGIDGATFGDIAFLGSSQNYNHVPKQIVTPYKPSEDIEQTPLLLPPTPTSPDSLQTASGYFPEGAGTSMNPTFIPSTEHTPKLIASNGQSSFDFAGSNPFASHKLDEEQLAYALQNNNYGVDGKSLHSTTGEPSHWRASSRNATDDLHEYHEISDDEITGDKLDFGPSLLDEINSMFGSISGASGSQPKSPDFDRVNTKNEFAELSAKYAHKAGDTNGNKHGLLSKKKTTTGTVKPISVKDEKILNHAIEIANEISARSMIDLASDHTPAAHSPKRKFSFRLPHLSSGGGDKSNNMVGGSARNSALTPTHGSASPFSKKKNFTEELQSIPDIQRFRSLSEIKNTSELRIPIFDKESSDFLFEKSREILSRPLNRERSSEEPPSINDNIMDIENTLKALNLDFMHTYTELDKSDSNDTILNDQLPQLLGSLDDGISSATGSLKSAVYSYSNGVQTMFDFNAATSHLDKHLQYMHNQAQLHSQQLANASEQKLLEDKRSSTPDTGFASRDTNISLSRRSSQKSSYSPQESYFPIKGETLYSAPPVVMSSGYERFGNGHTKQMLASASPVKSSCLNASSSSAVYAVASKSYRQRSTSFNESFQPISPVLSDAKQRSFRAEAQQQLQQQQQQQQSQQQQQQQLPRRSASYKPRSIRARTLRRLSYNPMTLDSSSSSSGEESRTKPSLARSECDIRARVAATSSSSLCRRRRAGLNRQVQSACQDERDAIISPRQLYGSNSSIKSAPHYNLGGNRRSFHRPGAGYEQFHYDERIYDFGGRGPGNNYTAQLAQHALLAPTMSQKLSSGSGSSSAASSAVATYRTASAALPAPQRPMSGGIALHEFDISRLTGKSPTSTNFVGSSPDELKQQQRTPQQQQQPQQAVKPQRPTEFHWPEQIHVSTVKQHEMHWRQLQQQQQQQQQQQQQQLPVVITAGDSSDSSSSTSTESGDEFQFRREFIAPRIPPSPAP, from the exons ATGTCAGCTACTatgg AGTGTCCACAGATTGATTTATATGAATTCCTCACCGAGTCCGAACTGCAGCAGTACTACAATGCCATCAA AAACGAATTGAAAATAACGAATGCGgcgcaatttaaatatgcagcGGATGAGGATTTACGTTTCATTGGTCTATCGCGACCGGAAATCCGAAGACTGCGTAAATTCTATGAGAAGCACTTCCCCCACAGTTACCTCAGCAAAATCAAGCGGCTGCTGCAAGCGCCCGCCACAATTGTGAAGCGCGAGGATGGCGGCATCGGTGGCGGACAATCGCCGAGCGAGAGCAACacggcggcggcaacaacgACGGCAACTAGGAATGGCGGAGCCAGTTCACCGGGCAGCAAGGTGCCCAACAACAAGCACATCATACCGGCCGATGCGATTAGCGTCAACAAGCAGCTGGGCATTGGAGAGTTTGGCATTGTGCAGCAGGGCGTCTGGACAAATGGCAGCGAGCGG atTCAAGTGGCCATCAAGTGCTTGTGCCGCGAACGCATGCAATCGAATCCCATGGAATTTCTCAAGGAGGCAGCCATAATGCATTCAATTGAGCACGAGAATATCGTGCGCCTCTATGGCGTGGTGCTGGCCACCGATTCTCTGATGCTCGTCACGGAGCTGGCACATCTGCGTTCCCTGCTCGAGTGCCTTAAGGATTCCGGTTTGCGCGTCAGCTTCCTCACCATACCGACGCTCTGTGAGTTCGCCCTGCAGATCTGCAATGGCATGCGCTACCTGGAGCAGAAGCGACTCATTCACCGGGATTTGGCAGCGCGGAATATCCTCGTTTTCAGCAAAGACAAGGTGAAAATCTCGGACTTTGGTTTGTCGCGCGCCTTGGGCGTGGGCAAGGATTACTACAAGACCAATTTCAATGTAAATCTTAAGCTGCCGATTGCTTGGTGTGCGCCCGAGTGCATCAATTACTTGCGCTTCACCAACGCCTCCGATGTGTGGGCCTATGGCGTTTGCCTCTGGGAGATGTTCTCGTATGGCTTTCAGCCCTGGGCTGCTCTGACTGGTCTGCAGATACTGGAGGCCATCGATGCGCCTAATTATCAACGGCTGGAGCAACCCGATTGCTGTCCACGCGAGTATTACACGCTGATGATGAAGTGCTGGCAGGATGACGCTGCCAAGCGGCCAAAGTTTAGCGAGATCTACGAACAGCTGCCCGACATGAAGCCCGAGCAACTGAAGGCTGTGGTCAACTGTGTGGAGCCGAAGAAGGATCATTTGTTGTATCGCCAGGGAGACATTATCAGCGTGCTCGATCGCAACACGGGCACGCCCTTCTGGAAGGGAGTGCTGAGCACCGGCAAGACGGGCTACTTCAATCCCTCGAATACGGTTGCCTTCCTCGAAGGTTTGCCCAGCTCCAATCGGGATTCGTTTAGCCGAGTAGGCGATCATCGCATCAGCAAGCGCAAGCTGCGCACAGAGATGATATCGAAGCCACAGAATGACTTTAAGCACACAGGTCATGTGGGCATTGATGGCGCCACCTTTGGCGATATTGCCTTCCTCGGCAGTTCACAGAAC TATAATCATGTGCCCAAGCAGATTGTGACACCGTACAAGCCATCGGAGGACATTGAGCAGACGCCACTGCTGTTGCCACCAACTCCCACCAGCCCCGACTCACTGCAAACGGCCAGCGGTTATTTCCCCGAGGGTGCTGGCACCTCAATGAATCCCACATTTATTCCCTCCACGGAGCACACACCGAAATTGATAGCCAGCAATGGACAGAGCTCCTTTGACTTTGCTGGCTCGAATCCATTTGCCTCGCACAAACTGGATGAGGAGCAGCTCGCCTATGCGCtgcagaacaacaactacggcGTCGATGGCAAGAGTCTGCACTCGACCACCGGCGAGCCGAGCCATTGGCGTGCCAGTTCGCGCAATGCGACCGATGATCTGCATGAATATCACGAGATATCCGATGATGAGATCACCGGCGATAAACTGGACTTTGGCCCATCCCTTTTGGATGAAATCAATTCGATGTTTGGCTCGATCAGTGGCGCCTCTGGCAGCCAGCCAAAGTCGCCGGACTTTGATCGAGTGAATACGAAAAACGAATTCGCAGAATTGTCTGCAAAGTACGCGCATAAAGCGGGCGACACCAATGGCAACAAGCATGGCCTGCTGTCGAAAAAGAAGACAACCACGGGCACTGTGAAGCCCATTTCGGTCAAGGATGAGAAGATACTGAATCATGCCATCGAAATTGCCAATGAAATCAGTGCCAG ATCGATGATTGACCTGGCTTCGGATCACACACCAGCTGCGCACAGTCCCAAGCGCAAGTTCAGCTTTCGTTTGCCGCATTTGAGCAGCGGTGGAGGCGACAAATCGAATAACATGGTCGGAGGCTCCGCTCGCAATTCTGCGTTGACGCCAACGCATGGCAGTGCATCGCCCTTCTCCAAGAAGAAGAACTTTACGGAGGAACTGCAGAGCATACCCGACATACAG CGATTCCGCTCGTTGAGCGAAATCAAAAACACTTCCGAGCTTCGCATTCCGATCTTCGACAAGGAGAGCTCCGACTTTCTGTTTGAGAAGTCACGCGAAATACTCAGTCGCCCGCTGAATCGGGAACGAAGCTCCGAGGAGCCGCCAAGCATTAATGACAACATCATGGACATTGAGAATACGCTGAAGGCGTTAAACCTCGACTTTATGCACACGTACACGGAGTTGGATAAAAGCGACTCCAATGATACGATTTTGAATGATCAACTGCCACAGCTGCTGGGCTCCCTCGATGATGGGATCAGCAGTGCCACGGGAAGCCTGAAGTCCGCCGtctacagctacagcaacgGGGTACAGACGATGTTTGACTTCAATGCGGCCACCAGTCACCTGGACAAGCATCTCCAATACATGCACAATCAGGCGCAGCTGCACAGCCAGCAGCTGGCCAATGCCAGCGAACAGAAGCTGCTGGAGGACAAGCGGAGCAGCACACCGGACACGGGATTCGCGTCTCGGGACACAAACATTTCGTTGTCGCGTCGCAGCAGCCAGAAGAGCAGCTACAGTCCGCAGGAGAGTTACTTTCCTATCAAGGGAGAGACATTGTATAGTGCACCGCCAGTTGTGATGAGCAGCGGCTACGAACGCTTTGGGAATGGTCACACCAAGCAGATGCTGGCCAGCGCCTCGCCGGTGAAATCTTCCTGCTTgaatgccagcagcagcagcgctgtCTATGCGGTGGCCAGCAAGAGCTATCGCCAGCGTTCCACCTCCTTTAATGAGAGCTTCCAGCCCATATCCCCCGTGCTGTCGGATGCCAAGCAGCGTTCGTTTCGTGCCGAAgcacagcaacagttgcagcagcagcagcaacaacagcaatctcaacagcagcaacaacaacagttgccacGACGTTCGGCCAGCTACAAACCACGATCAATAAGAGCGCGCACTCTGCGACGTCTCAGCTACAATCCCATGACGCTCGACTCCAGCAGCTCCTCCAGTGGCGAGGAGTCACGCACCAAACCCAGCCTCGCACGTTCCGAGTGCGATATTCGCGCTCGAGTTGCCGCCACCTCCAGCAGCTCGttgtgtcgtcgtcgtcgcgcTGGCCTCAATCGGCAGGTGCAGTCCGCATGCCAGGATGAACGCGATGCCATCATTTCGCCACGGCAGCTTTACGGCTCGAACTCGAGCATCAAGTCAGCGCCACACTACAATCTGGGTGGGAATCGACGCAGTTTCCATCGACCTGGGGCTGGCTACGAGCAGTTCCACTACGATGAACGCATCTATGACTTTGGCGGACGTGGACCGGGCAACAATTATACGGCACAGTTGGCACAGCATGCGTTGCTGGCACCCACAATGTCACAGAAGCTGAGCTCCGGCTCGGGTTCCTCCTCGGCGGCCTCATCAGCGGTGGCCACCTATCGCACTGCATCCGCTGCGCTGCCGGCACCGCAGCGTCCGATGAGCGGCGGCATTGCTTTGCATGAGTTTGACATCAGTCGCCTCACGGGCAAGAGTCCCACGTCGACCAACTTTGTGGGCAGTTCGCCCGATGAGctcaagcaacagcaacgtacgccacaacagcagcaacagccacagcaagcTGTGAAGCCTCAGAGGCCCACAGAGTTCCATTGGCCGGAGCAGATACATGTGTCGACAGTGAAGCAGCACGAGATGCATTggcggcagctgcaacagcagcaacaacaacagcagcagcaacaacagcaacagttgccggTGGTGATAACAGCGGGAGATTCGAGTGACAGCAGCTCGTCGACGAGCACGGAGAGCGGCGATGAGTTCCAGTTCCGACGCGAGTTCATTGCCCCACGTATTCCGCCCAGTCCGGCTCCATAA